From a region of the Corallococcus coralloides DSM 2259 genome:
- a CDS encoding methyl-accepting chemotaxis protein, giving the protein MSIGNRIALGFGLSLLVLLIIAAVAFQGAQQLTTTTEGLLESHNNYKLLREVRALIVDAETGQRGFILTGDDTYLRPYQNALNELRADLDALRPAMAKYADQRTRFAKLEPLVLSKLDELAETVRIRREQGFEAAVAVVKTNRGQREMETIRETIYEMRDTEEERWRQYSDAATQAAQRSVWVLALGTLLGLAIVGVGSYVITRGITDPLRKLTFGAEQLGKGDLTHRIDVRGKDEMADLASAFNGMAERRQQAEVQLAKQAEQREHTLKTVAEFVNQLAGASSEILASTTEQVAGAQEQGTAVTETVSTIEEITKTSEEAAGRARAVSESARHSEEVGRSGRRAVEEAVSSMGAVREQVESIASRILALAEQAQAIGDIITTVNDISEQTHMLALNASIEASRAGEHGRGFAVVASEVKALADQSKKATAQVRQILGQIQKATHGAVMTTEEGTKSVSAATRVVTEAGATIQQLADLLTQASLTAAQIAASANQQATGIGQIRQAMHDVNQATQQGLISSRQTERAMQDINAMGQKLKGLLGEFGR; this is encoded by the coding sequence ATGAGCATCGGGAATCGCATCGCGCTGGGCTTCGGGCTGTCCCTGCTGGTCCTGCTGATCATCGCCGCCGTGGCCTTCCAGGGCGCCCAGCAGCTCACCACCACCACCGAAGGCCTGCTGGAGTCGCACAACAACTACAAGCTGCTGCGCGAGGTGCGCGCGCTCATCGTGGACGCGGAGACCGGCCAGCGCGGCTTCATCCTCACCGGCGACGACACCTACCTGCGTCCGTACCAGAATGCCCTCAACGAGCTGCGCGCGGACCTGGATGCCCTGCGCCCCGCGATGGCGAAGTACGCCGACCAGCGCACACGCTTCGCGAAGCTGGAGCCGCTGGTCCTGAGCAAGCTGGACGAGCTGGCGGAAACCGTCCGCATCCGCCGGGAGCAGGGCTTCGAGGCGGCCGTGGCCGTGGTGAAGACCAACCGCGGCCAGCGGGAGATGGAGACCATCCGCGAGACCATCTACGAGATGCGCGACACGGAGGAGGAGCGCTGGAGGCAGTACTCCGACGCCGCCACCCAGGCCGCGCAGCGCAGCGTCTGGGTGCTGGCGCTGGGCACCCTGCTGGGCCTGGCCATCGTGGGCGTGGGCAGCTACGTCATCACCCGCGGCATCACCGACCCCCTGCGCAAGCTCACCTTCGGCGCGGAGCAGCTGGGCAAGGGCGACCTCACCCACCGCATCGACGTGCGCGGCAAGGACGAGATGGCCGACCTGGCCAGCGCCTTCAACGGCATGGCGGAGCGCCGCCAGCAGGCGGAGGTCCAGCTGGCGAAGCAGGCCGAGCAGCGCGAGCACACCCTCAAGACCGTGGCCGAGTTCGTCAACCAGCTGGCCGGCGCGTCCTCCGAAATCCTCGCCAGCACCACCGAGCAGGTGGCCGGCGCCCAGGAGCAGGGCACCGCCGTCACGGAGACGGTGAGCACCATCGAGGAGATCACCAAGACGTCGGAGGAGGCCGCCGGCCGCGCCCGCGCGGTGAGCGAGTCCGCCCGTCACTCCGAGGAGGTGGGCCGCTCCGGCCGCCGCGCCGTGGAGGAGGCGGTGTCCTCCATGGGCGCCGTGCGCGAGCAGGTGGAGTCCATCGCGTCGCGCATCCTCGCCCTGGCCGAGCAGGCCCAGGCCATTGGCGACATCATCACCACCGTCAATGACATCTCCGAGCAGACGCACATGCTCGCGCTCAACGCGTCCATTGAAGCGAGCCGCGCGGGCGAGCACGGCCGCGGCTTCGCCGTCGTCGCCTCCGAGGTGAAGGCCCTGGCGGACCAGTCCAAGAAGGCCACCGCGCAGGTGCGCCAGATTCTGGGTCAAATCCAGAAGGCCACCCACGGCGCGGTGATGACCACGGAGGAGGGCACCAAGAGCGTGTCCGCCGCCACGCGCGTCGTCACCGAAGCGGGCGCCACCATCCAGCAGCTGGCGGACCTGCTCACGCAGGCGTCGCTCACGGCCGCTCAAATCGCCGCGTCCGCCAACCAGCAGGCCACCGGCATCGGGCAGATCCGCCAGGCGATGCACGACGTGAACCAGGCCACGCAGCAGGGGCTCATCTCGTCGCGGCAGACGGAGCGCGCGATGCAGGACATCAACGCCATGGGCCAGAAGCTCAAGGGGCTGCTCGGGGAGTTCGGGCGCTAA
- a CDS encoding hybrid sensor histidine kinase/response regulator, translating into MDRDRLAQALLDSFLEELEGHVVSLNRDLLALEQAPARAKELVPGILRTLHSVKGASRAASASMVENACHRMEEVLEPLIHGRAPSPDLFELCFATVDALDDAGRRLAARQDLAGSPLETLLPQLEQAAHGTPGQAPPGPAPKPAPAAPAPGARPPPPLEAEPELSLPSQASGETLPVRVSGQKLDALLGRSGELRVAMLRLEGHAESLEALRDDVTGLRERVRGTQSETTLRRVELELARVARVLAQDRRALFQSSTGLDDEVRRARMLPFEEGCTGLERAARDVAHGLGRRVRMEVHGGGLDLDRSLLQSLREPLLHLVRNAVAHGLESPEERVRHGKPEEGRVVLSARLRGSRVEVAVEDDGRGLDLEALRERARTRGMEAPEDDEDAARLVFLPGLSTAQKVTAVSGRGVGLDVVRAQVEALRGSVEVAFKAGQGTRFTLDVPLTLSTLRVLLVSVGGQVLALASEGVDRLLRLSPSDVREVEGRMSWVTPEALVPLASLAGVLDLPPGPPKTRPPAVVLSAGTAQAALVVDEVIAEQEVLVRSLGSRVKRARHVAAAAVLPDGRMALLLSPASLVRAAGGRPSAQFFPTPKEQVARRRVVLADDSPTTRMLEQSILEGAGYDVVACADGAEAWERLQAGGADAMVMDVEMPRMDGFQVTEAVRTSPRFGRVPVVLVTSREKPEDKARGLQAGASAYIVKSAFDPTSLLETLRRLL; encoded by the coding sequence ATGGATCGCGACAGGCTGGCGCAGGCACTGCTGGACTCGTTCCTGGAGGAGCTGGAGGGGCACGTGGTGTCCCTCAACCGGGACCTGCTCGCGCTGGAGCAGGCCCCGGCGCGCGCGAAGGAGCTCGTCCCGGGCATCCTGCGGACGCTGCACAGCGTGAAGGGCGCGTCGCGCGCGGCCAGCGCCAGCATGGTGGAGAACGCCTGCCACCGCATGGAGGAGGTGCTGGAGCCGCTCATCCACGGGCGCGCGCCCTCGCCGGACCTCTTCGAGCTGTGCTTCGCCACGGTGGACGCGCTGGACGACGCGGGCCGCCGCCTGGCCGCGCGTCAGGACCTGGCCGGCTCGCCGCTGGAGACGCTGCTGCCCCAGCTGGAGCAGGCCGCGCACGGCACGCCTGGCCAGGCTCCGCCGGGGCCCGCTCCGAAGCCGGCGCCCGCCGCTCCTGCTCCCGGCGCGAGGCCACCGCCCCCCCTGGAGGCCGAGCCGGAGCTCTCCCTCCCCTCGCAGGCCAGCGGGGAGACGCTGCCGGTGCGCGTGTCCGGGCAGAAGCTGGACGCGCTCTTGGGCCGCAGCGGGGAGCTGCGCGTGGCGATGCTTCGCCTGGAGGGCCACGCCGAGTCCCTGGAGGCGCTGCGCGACGACGTGACGGGGCTGCGCGAGCGGGTGCGCGGCACGCAGTCCGAGACGACGCTGCGCCGCGTGGAGCTGGAGCTGGCGCGGGTGGCGCGCGTGCTGGCGCAGGACCGCCGCGCGCTGTTCCAGTCCTCCACCGGCCTGGATGATGAGGTGCGCCGCGCGCGCATGCTCCCCTTCGAGGAGGGCTGCACCGGCCTGGAGCGCGCCGCGCGCGACGTGGCGCATGGCCTGGGCCGGCGCGTGCGCATGGAGGTGCACGGCGGCGGGTTGGACCTGGACCGCTCGCTGCTCCAGTCGCTGCGCGAACCGCTGCTGCACCTGGTGCGCAACGCGGTGGCGCACGGTCTGGAGTCGCCGGAGGAGCGCGTGCGCCACGGCAAGCCGGAGGAGGGCCGCGTGGTGCTGTCCGCGCGGCTTCGCGGCAGCCGGGTGGAGGTGGCGGTGGAGGACGACGGGCGCGGCCTGGACCTGGAGGCCCTGCGCGAGCGCGCGCGGACCCGGGGCATGGAAGCGCCCGAGGACGACGAGGACGCGGCGCGGCTGGTGTTCCTGCCGGGCCTGTCCACCGCGCAGAAGGTGACGGCGGTGTCCGGCCGGGGCGTGGGCCTGGACGTGGTGCGCGCCCAGGTGGAGGCCCTGCGCGGCAGCGTGGAGGTGGCCTTCAAGGCGGGCCAGGGCACCCGCTTCACGCTGGACGTGCCCCTCACCCTGAGCACCCTGCGCGTGCTGCTGGTGTCCGTGGGCGGGCAGGTGCTGGCGCTCGCCAGCGAGGGCGTGGACCGGCTGTTGCGCCTGTCGCCCTCCGACGTGCGCGAGGTGGAGGGCCGCATGTCCTGGGTGACGCCGGAGGCGCTGGTGCCGCTGGCGTCGCTCGCGGGCGTGCTGGACCTGCCGCCGGGGCCGCCGAAGACGCGGCCGCCCGCGGTGGTGCTGTCCGCGGGCACCGCGCAGGCGGCGCTGGTGGTGGACGAGGTCATCGCGGAGCAGGAGGTGCTGGTGCGCTCGCTGGGCAGCCGCGTGAAGCGGGCCCGGCACGTGGCCGCCGCGGCGGTGCTGCCGGATGGGCGCATGGCGCTGCTCCTCAGCCCCGCGTCGCTGGTGCGGGCCGCGGGGGGACGCCCCTCCGCGCAGTTCTTCCCCACGCCCAAGGAGCAGGTGGCGCGCCGGCGCGTGGTGCTGGCGGACGACTCGCCCACGACGCGCATGCTGGAGCAGAGCATCCTGGAGGGCGCCGGCTACGACGTCGTCGCGTGCGCGGACGGCGCGGAGGCGTGGGAGCGGCTCCAGGCGGGCGGCGCGGACGCGATGGTGATGGACGTGGAGATGCCGCGCATGGATGGCTTCCAGGTGACGGAGGCCGTGCGCACCTCTCCACGCTTCGGACGGGTGCCGGTGGTGCTCGTCACGTCTCGCGAGAAGCCCGAGGACAAGGCGCGCGGCCTGCAAGCCGGCGCGAGCGCGTACATCGTGAAGAGCGCGTTTGACCCCACGAGTCTGCTGGAGACCCTGAGGCGACTGCTATGA
- the cheB gene encoding chemotaxis-specific protein-glutamate methyltransferase CheB, translating to MKTEPLRILVAEDSPTARRLLVEILRTDPALTVVGEARDGLEAVELCQRLQPALVTMDIQMPRMDGLDATRRIMTEVPTPVVVVSTLVERDIQTSMAALRAGALAVLQKPVGPESPDFEADSRRLRDTLKAMAQVKVVRRWPDRTATPPPSPESTPTPGARPPAVLAMAASTGGPAALYRILSDLSGRDTPPPPILLVQHIALGFGSGLATWLGTATKLLVKVAEDGEPLMPGTVYLAPDDKHLGVTMDYRAQVSGAAPIQGFRPSANWLFRSVARAYGQTALAVVLTGMGQDGLDGIRDLHQAGGRVIAQDEATSVVYGMPAVVVGANLAHEVLPLGQIARRLLALLQPTGRLT from the coding sequence ATGAAGACCGAACCGTTGCGCATCCTGGTGGCCGAGGACTCGCCCACCGCCCGGCGGCTGCTGGTGGAAATCCTGCGCACCGACCCGGCGCTCACCGTGGTGGGCGAGGCCCGGGACGGCCTGGAGGCGGTGGAGCTGTGCCAGCGATTGCAGCCCGCGCTGGTGACGATGGACATCCAGATGCCGCGCATGGACGGCCTGGACGCCACCCGCCGCATCATGACGGAGGTGCCCACGCCGGTGGTGGTGGTGTCCACGCTGGTGGAGCGCGACATCCAGACGTCCATGGCCGCGCTGAGGGCCGGGGCGTTGGCGGTGCTCCAGAAGCCGGTGGGCCCGGAGTCGCCGGACTTCGAGGCGGACAGCCGCCGCCTGCGCGACACGCTCAAGGCCATGGCCCAGGTGAAGGTGGTGCGCCGCTGGCCGGACCGCACCGCCACGCCGCCGCCCTCGCCGGAGTCGACGCCCACGCCCGGCGCCCGCCCGCCCGCCGTGCTGGCGATGGCCGCGTCCACCGGAGGCCCCGCCGCGCTCTACCGCATCCTGTCCGACCTGAGCGGCAGGGACACGCCCCCGCCCCCCATCCTGCTGGTGCAGCACATCGCGCTGGGCTTCGGCTCCGGCCTGGCCACGTGGCTGGGCACGGCCACGAAGCTGCTCGTGAAGGTGGCCGAGGACGGCGAGCCCCTCATGCCCGGCACCGTGTACCTGGCCCCGGACGACAAGCACCTGGGTGTCACCATGGACTACCGCGCGCAGGTGTCCGGCGCCGCGCCCATCCAGGGCTTCCGCCCGTCCGCCAACTGGCTCTTCCGCAGCGTGGCCCGCGCCTATGGGCAGACGGCCCTGGCGGTGGTGCTCACCGGCATGGGGCAGGACGGCCTGGACGGCATCCGGGACCTGCACCAGGCAGGCGGGCGGGTGATCGCCCAGGACGAGGCGACGTCCGTCGTCTACGGCATGCCCGCCGTGGTGGTGGGCGCCAACCTGGCGCACGAGGTCCTGCCGCTCGGGCAGATCGCGCGGCGGCTGCTGGCGCTGCTCCAGCCCACGGGTCGGCTCACCTGA
- a CDS encoding ATP-binding protein: MSAPTTGLAYEAVFAAIPDPAYLLDGTGRMVSCSAAGARALGREAGALAGRHWSELGLPQEALAALESARVRVVTLRESTTVEAPWPGAQGIRRHALVLTPLGSDADASPAVLVTARALTEAEAIYSRALELEQAARAEVETAERRRSFLYQAMTTLFTHPPDPQGMYTLLAHLAVPDLADWCLVDALEQGPWVGRAAVACLDPTQQERARGLPMRTELREDAPVGLLRVLRTGEPELVPAVTESLLRAAAAEPAHPAMLEALQARSYMIIPLRARGHTLGAVTFVSSGSGRRYGPDDLALAEDLCLRASLAIDNARLVGESRRAARAREDLLAVVSHDLKNPLGVVQLGAALLLRGTAGKPGGEAVAKQATRINDAAERMSRLISDLLDWGRLEAGHLPLELGEHTAVALATEALEAIRPLAEAKGLHLEADLPTEGLRVKCDRSRVLQVMGNLLGNAVKFTPPGGTLAVKAVMRGGEVSFDVRDTGNGIAPDALPHIFDRYWQARDAAARGTGLGLAIAKGLVEAHGGSIRAESILGTGSVFTFTLPVAHIGLPVAAPQAAAAGMSRPRDTYEH, from the coding sequence ATGAGCGCTCCTACAACCGGTCTGGCCTACGAAGCGGTGTTCGCCGCCATCCCGGACCCTGCCTACCTGTTGGATGGCACGGGCCGGATGGTGTCGTGTAGCGCGGCGGGCGCCCGGGCGCTCGGCCGTGAGGCAGGCGCGCTGGCGGGCCGGCACTGGAGCGAGCTGGGCCTGCCGCAAGAAGCCCTGGCCGCGCTGGAGTCCGCGCGCGTCCGCGTGGTGACGCTGCGCGAGTCCACCACCGTGGAGGCGCCATGGCCGGGCGCGCAGGGCATCCGCCGGCACGCGCTGGTGCTCACGCCGCTGGGCTCGGACGCGGATGCGTCTCCGGCCGTGCTGGTGACGGCGCGGGCGCTCACGGAGGCCGAAGCCATCTATTCGCGCGCCCTGGAGCTGGAGCAGGCCGCGCGCGCGGAGGTGGAGACCGCCGAGCGCCGCCGCTCCTTCCTGTACCAGGCGATGACGACGCTGTTCACGCACCCGCCGGATCCGCAGGGCATGTACACGCTGCTCGCGCACCTGGCGGTGCCGGACCTGGCGGACTGGTGCCTGGTGGACGCGCTGGAGCAGGGCCCGTGGGTGGGCCGCGCGGCGGTGGCGTGCCTGGACCCGACGCAGCAGGAGCGCGCCCGGGGCCTGCCCATGCGCACGGAGCTCCGCGAGGACGCGCCCGTGGGCCTCTTGCGCGTGCTGCGCACGGGCGAGCCGGAGCTGGTGCCCGCGGTGACGGAGTCGCTCTTGCGCGCGGCGGCGGCGGAGCCCGCGCACCCGGCGATGCTGGAGGCGTTGCAGGCGCGCTCGTACATGATCATCCCGCTGCGCGCGCGCGGCCACACGCTGGGCGCGGTGACGTTCGTGAGCTCCGGCTCCGGGCGCCGCTACGGCCCGGACGACCTGGCGCTGGCGGAGGACCTGTGCCTGCGCGCGAGCCTGGCCATCGACAACGCGCGGCTGGTGGGTGAGTCCCGCCGGGCGGCGCGCGCTCGCGAGGACCTGCTCGCGGTGGTGTCGCACGACCTGAAGAACCCGCTGGGCGTGGTGCAGCTGGGCGCGGCGCTGCTCCTGCGCGGCACGGCGGGCAAGCCGGGCGGCGAGGCGGTGGCGAAGCAGGCCACGCGCATCAACGACGCGGCGGAGCGCATGTCGCGGCTCATCTCCGACCTCCTGGACTGGGGCCGCCTGGAGGCGGGCCACCTGCCGCTGGAGTTGGGCGAGCACACCGCCGTGGCGCTGGCCACGGAGGCGCTGGAGGCCATCCGGCCGCTGGCGGAGGCCAAGGGGCTGCACCTGGAGGCGGACCTGCCCACGGAGGGCCTGCGCGTGAAGTGCGACCGCAGCCGCGTGCTCCAGGTGATGGGAAATCTCTTGGGCAACGCCGTGAAGTTCACCCCGCCGGGCGGCACGCTGGCGGTGAAGGCGGTGATGCGCGGCGGCGAGGTGTCCTTCGACGTGCGCGACACGGGCAATGGCATCGCGCCGGACGCGCTGCCGCACATCTTCGACCGCTACTGGCAGGCGCGCGACGCGGCTGCCCGCGGCACCGGCCTGGGGCTGGCCATCGCCAAGGGCCTGGTGGAGGCGCACGGCGGCTCCATCCGCGCGGAGAGCATCCTGGGCACCGGCAGCGTCTTCACCTTCACGCTGCCCGTGGCCCACATCGGCCTGCCCGTCGCGGCTCCGCAGGCCGCCGCGGCCGGCATGTCGCGTCCGCGCGACACCTACGAGCACTGA
- a CDS encoding LysR family transcriptional regulator produces MALTPLNALHQFLAVARHRSFAAAAAELGVSASALSHTVRQLEERLGVPLLSRTTRSVAVTAAGRRLVEQAGPGVAQALGALKDASARPGEVTGALRLTLPSTALPFVLAPLLASFRERHPQVELDLVVENRKADIVAEGFDAGIRLEEYLERDMVAVRIAPPFRFIVVGTPEYLERHGTPVKPKDLLQHDCFTYRSSNTGALLPWDLEKGSRTWRLPVRGTVTTNDERVWLGLAEAGLGLAYVLESQVEAQLKAGTLRRVLEEYAASVPGLFLYFPSRAQVSPALRAFLEHARQVLTPPSRRKGR; encoded by the coding sequence ATGGCCCTGACCCCGCTCAATGCGTTGCACCAGTTCCTCGCCGTGGCGCGGCACCGCAGCTTCGCGGCGGCGGCGGCGGAGCTGGGCGTGTCCGCCTCCGCGCTGAGCCACACGGTGCGCCAGTTGGAGGAGCGGCTGGGCGTGCCGCTGTTGTCGCGCACGACGCGCAGCGTGGCGGTGACGGCGGCGGGACGGCGGTTGGTGGAGCAGGCCGGGCCGGGCGTGGCTCAGGCGCTGGGGGCGCTCAAGGACGCATCCGCGCGGCCCGGCGAGGTGACGGGGGCGCTGCGGCTGACGCTGCCGTCCACCGCGCTGCCCTTCGTGCTCGCGCCGCTGCTGGCCTCGTTCCGCGAGCGCCATCCCCAGGTGGAGCTGGACCTGGTGGTGGAGAACCGCAAGGCGGACATCGTCGCGGAGGGCTTCGACGCGGGCATCCGGCTGGAGGAGTACCTGGAGCGGGACATGGTGGCGGTGCGCATCGCGCCCCCGTTCCGCTTCATCGTGGTGGGCACGCCGGAGTACCTGGAGCGCCACGGCACGCCGGTGAAGCCGAAGGACCTGCTCCAGCACGACTGCTTCACCTACCGCTCGTCCAACACCGGCGCGCTGCTGCCGTGGGACTTGGAGAAGGGCTCGCGCACGTGGCGGCTGCCGGTGCGTGGCACGGTCACCACCAACGACGAGCGCGTCTGGCTGGGACTGGCGGAGGCCGGCCTGGGCCTGGCGTACGTGCTGGAGTCACAGGTGGAGGCGCAGCTGAAGGCGGGCACGCTGCGCCGCGTGCTGGAGGAGTACGCCGCGTCCGTGCCGGGCCTCTTCCTCTACTTCCCCAGCCGCGCGCAGGTGTCCCCCGCGCTGCGCGCCTTCCTGGAGCACGCGCGCCAGGTGCTCACCCCTCCCTCGCGGAGGAAGGGGCGTTGA
- a CDS encoding SDR family oxidoreductase, with translation MASPPLPLSGRVAVITGASSGIGAATALRLARDGASVALLARSKERLDALASTITQGGGRALALGTDVLDAKSVKEAAKAIAGELGVADLVLNNAGFMRPTPMEAHPTEDWERMIDLNVKATVRVVETFVDPLLAAAKAGGRSDLINVSSAAAQAVYANFNVYGATKAAVTHLSRHLRAELGPRFVRVMALEPGLVDTALHDGNTDPGARAWLDSARKSLTWMSPEEVAGIIAFATALPRHINFQQLTLMPTQQA, from the coding sequence ATGGCATCCCCTCCCCTGCCCCTGTCCGGCCGCGTCGCCGTCATCACCGGCGCCTCCAGCGGCATTGGCGCCGCCACCGCCCTGCGCCTCGCACGGGACGGCGCGAGCGTCGCCCTGCTCGCACGCAGCAAGGAGCGGCTGGACGCGCTCGCCTCCACCATCACGCAAGGGGGTGGCCGGGCGCTCGCCCTGGGCACCGATGTACTGGACGCGAAGTCCGTGAAGGAGGCCGCGAAGGCCATCGCGGGCGAGCTGGGCGTCGCGGACCTGGTCCTCAACAACGCCGGGTTCATGCGGCCCACACCCATGGAGGCACATCCCACGGAGGACTGGGAGCGGATGATCGACCTGAACGTGAAGGCCACCGTGCGCGTCGTGGAGACCTTCGTGGACCCGCTGCTCGCGGCGGCGAAGGCGGGCGGACGCTCGGACCTCATCAACGTGTCGTCCGCTGCCGCGCAGGCGGTGTACGCGAACTTCAATGTCTACGGCGCCACCAAGGCCGCCGTCACCCACCTGTCCCGCCACCTGCGCGCGGAGCTGGGCCCCCGCTTCGTCCGCGTGATGGCCCTGGAGCCGGGGCTGGTGGATACGGCCCTGCACGACGGCAACACCGACCCGGGCGCGCGGGCCTGGCTGGACAGCGCCCGGAAGTCGCTCACCTGGATGTCCCCAGAGGAGGTCGCGGGCATCATCGCCTTCGCCACCGCCCTGCCGCGGCACATCAACTTCCAGCAGCTCACCCTCATGCCCACCCAGCAGGCCTGA
- a CDS encoding monovalent cation:proton antiporter-2 (CPA2) family protein has translation MSFLHQALVFLAAAVVAVPLFKKLGLGSVLGYLAAGAAIGPYGAGLISDVENVLHTAELGVVLLLFVIGLELQPSRLWNLRRSVFGMGGAQVVLTGLLLAGVSKALGLSWGAAIVAGFGLSLSSTAFALQLLGEKNQLTTEHGQLAFGILLFQDLAVIPLLAALPLLGRSDTPSTEAGWLMAVKAVGAVLVVVVAGRYLLRPVFRAVASVHSQELFTATALLVVVGTASLVSAVGLSMALGAFLAGVLLSESEYRHELEADIEPFKGLLLGLFFIAVGMSVNLALLAREPLRVLALVLGLTFLKALVLYGLGRVGLKKPGSAESLAVVISQGGEFAFVLFSLAVSFHVMDREQADLLVLVVGLSMVVTPFLSAIHERWVAPRFKHKGPQREYDVSPEEDHPVIIAGMGRVGQVVARLLRARRIGFTAIDASAEHIDFIQRFGNQVFYGDASRLDLLRAARAEKAKVFVLAIDDMAASLRTAQMVKEHFPHLTIYARARNREHAYRLLDMGITHLIRETFDASLAMAGDVLQELGLTFAEARRSVERFREHDEALMLESAKVFKDEKKMMEVIVRARRELEQLFEKDEAEQKSA, from the coding sequence ATGTCCTTCCTGCATCAGGCGCTGGTGTTCCTGGCCGCCGCGGTCGTCGCCGTGCCCCTCTTCAAGAAGCTGGGGCTGGGCTCCGTGCTGGGCTACCTGGCGGCGGGCGCGGCCATCGGGCCGTATGGCGCGGGCCTCATCTCCGACGTGGAGAACGTCCTCCACACCGCGGAGCTGGGCGTGGTGCTGCTGCTGTTTGTCATTGGCCTGGAGTTGCAGCCGTCGCGCTTGTGGAACCTGCGCCGCTCCGTGTTCGGCATGGGCGGCGCGCAGGTGGTGCTGACGGGCCTCTTGCTCGCGGGCGTGTCGAAGGCGCTGGGCCTGTCCTGGGGCGCGGCCATCGTCGCGGGCTTCGGCCTGTCGCTGTCCTCCACCGCGTTCGCGCTCCAGCTGCTCGGGGAGAAGAACCAGCTCACCACCGAGCACGGGCAGCTGGCCTTCGGCATCCTCCTGTTCCAGGACCTGGCCGTGATTCCCCTGCTGGCCGCGCTGCCGCTGCTGGGCAGGTCCGACACGCCCTCCACGGAAGCGGGCTGGCTGATGGCCGTGAAGGCCGTGGGCGCGGTGCTGGTGGTGGTGGTGGCGGGCCGCTACCTCTTGCGGCCGGTGTTCCGCGCGGTGGCGTCCGTGCACAGCCAGGAGCTGTTCACCGCGACGGCGCTGCTCGTGGTCGTGGGCACGGCTTCGCTGGTCAGCGCGGTGGGCCTGTCCATGGCGCTGGGCGCGTTCCTCGCGGGCGTGCTGCTGTCGGAGTCCGAATACCGCCACGAATTGGAGGCGGACATCGAGCCCTTCAAGGGCCTCTTGCTGGGCCTGTTCTTCATCGCCGTGGGCATGTCCGTGAACCTGGCGCTGCTCGCGCGCGAGCCCCTGCGCGTGCTGGCGCTGGTGCTGGGCCTCACGTTCCTCAAGGCGCTGGTGCTGTACGGACTGGGGCGCGTGGGGCTGAAGAAGCCGGGCTCCGCGGAGAGCCTGGCGGTGGTGATTTCGCAGGGCGGTGAGTTCGCCTTCGTCCTCTTCTCCCTGGCCGTGTCCTTCCACGTGATGGACCGCGAGCAGGCGGACCTGCTGGTGCTGGTGGTGGGCCTGTCCATGGTGGTGACGCCGTTCCTGTCCGCCATCCACGAGCGCTGGGTGGCGCCGCGCTTCAAGCACAAGGGCCCGCAGCGCGAATACGACGTGTCCCCGGAGGAGGACCACCCGGTCATCATCGCGGGCATGGGGCGCGTGGGGCAGGTGGTGGCCCGCCTGCTGCGCGCCCGCCGCATCGGGTTCACCGCCATCGACGCGAGCGCGGAGCACATCGACTTCATCCAGCGCTTCGGCAACCAGGTGTTCTACGGCGACGCGTCCCGGCTGGACCTCCTGCGCGCCGCCCGCGCGGAGAAGGCCAAGGTGTTCGTGCTGGCCATCGACGACATGGCCGCGTCCCTGCGCACCGCGCAGATGGTGAAGGAGCACTTCCCGCACCTGACCATCTACGCGCGGGCGCGCAACCGCGAGCACGCGTACCGGCTGCTGGACATGGGCATCACCCACCTCATCCGTGAGACGTTCGACGCGAGCCTCGCCATGGCCGGCGACGTGCTCCAGGAGCTGGGCCTCACCTTCGCGGAGGCCCGCCGCTCCGTGGAGCGCTTCCGCGAGCACGACGAGGCCCTGATGCTGGAGAGCGCCAAGGTCTTCAAGGACGAGAAGAAGATGATGGAGGTCATCGTCCGCGCGCGCCGCGAGCTGGAGCAGCTGTTCGAGAAGGACGAAGCCGAGCAGAAGTCGGCCTGA